CTagtgaaaaaaaattggatGCTATTTCTTGTTCTTGGTAAATAGTTTGGGGTTGAACTACTTTtgttttattaagtttaaatctTGTTGGTTCGTTGAAATTGTGAATGAATGGAATGGATGATTGAATGTTTAATGTTTCCATTTCCAGAAATGCTTTCCAAATTCTGAAATTCTATATTTATAGCTTattcttataaaataatatatactttGGACTTTTCTTGTTTTGGTGTTTTAGCTTTCATGCTACATAGATAATAGCTAATCTTGGTAGCCTGGACTTGCTCCTAATATGATGTTCTTGTAATTTCAAACAGGTTCGACGAGACTTTGTAAAGGCTGAAGAGTACTGTGGGAGAGCAATCTTAGCAAACCCTAGCGACGGAAATGTTTTATCTATGTATGCTGATTTGATATGGCAAAGTCATAAGGACTCTTCTCGCGCTGAATCATACTTTGATCAAGCTGTTAAAGCTTCGCCTGATGATTGGTAAGAACCTTCTTTTGGTTCTCTATAATGGCATTTAATTATGGCCATATCTATGTAGTCTATCTATGTTGCATGTAAATGGACTCTTTACACCGGGAAATGATGAAGAAACAACGAAACCATATTTTTTGCAAGAAAAGATTACAAATACAAAGTGTTGAGAGTTTCAGAAGCCTTTCGGAAAACATGAACAAAACTCTGAGATGTATAGCTTAAAAAGTTTCTGTTCTGATTTTTGATGACTTCATACATGCCTGTCTAGAAAACTTAGTACTAATCATGTGTTTGTTGTTAATTGTGCTCTTGGACTCTGCTATATTTATTGGATCTCTGTATTAATCATACTTTGTTTTATCGTTGCAGTTTTGTTCTAGCATCATATGCTCGGTTTCTATGGGATGCTGAAGAGGATGAAGAGGAGGGGCGGGCGGCCGAAGAGATGAACAAATCATTACCTTCGTTTCAATTCCATGGAGCACCACCTCCTATAGCTGCTGCTTCATAAGGACCATGTGGTCTTTAGTCTCATATCATAGCTTGAATATAACTTTTTCTAACTTGTGTTATATATATCCGATTTGTTTAGGCGTTTTTATCTTTGTTTAGATAAGTtatattaacctatttatttcTATGAACTGCCCTGTTTATGGTTGAGCCATATCATATAGAAGGAAAATAAGGAATGTGATTAATTTTATCAGAAAACCTGATTCATTCTCTCTGTATGCTATTTGTAATTTTGTATATGAAGTTTTATTTATTGTCAAGATTTTAGCAACCAGTCAGTGATATTGCTGCATATTCAAATAAGGTTGTTTCGTGCCATTAAACTTGGCTAATCATTTAGTTCCTAATGATCCAAATCATTCATTGATAATCTCGGAATCCAATCGCCAGTTCGGTTAATCAAGATTTATAAATTGTTTCAATTTGCGATTCATATAGATTCGGAGTAAGATTGCAAATGGGTGGATTTAAGCTATAATGCAACAGAAATTTTCAAGTTCTCTGTTCTTAACCAGGAAGGGATTCGAGCTAACATTGTTATTAAATTTCTAACTAGAAATTTTAGTCGTTTCTAATCAATTTCAACAAGCCAGATGACTCGGGGTGCTGACCAAGATGGTTTATACAACCCAAAACCAGCCGAGAACAGACCCACTAACCAACCCAAATCCTAAGAACACAACTAGTACAATAGCAGATAACTCTGCTTCCGAATTTAAAACCGACTTAGGACCAACAATCATAATCACACTTGTCAGATACCCATTACTCAAACCGAGCATGAACGTCAGAACCACCACCGGCGCTTCCGTTTTTAGCCATTTAGGTCCCTTCAGACAAGCTGCAAACAGAGGATAGAACAGCAACCTAAGAACACAACCCCATGTCACCTTCTTAATACTCTTCATAACATATATCGCAGTAAAAGACTTTCCCATGAAATCCGAAACATTATAAACTGTTATCAGCAGAACTGGATACCAATCTCGTAGCGACTTTGATGCAAGACTTTCCGCTATGAATCCGGGAAAAATCGACAGAGTCACCAGATAAATTATCAGGATTCCGAAAAGGTGCCATCGGATTTTTCTTGCTACGGACCAAAATTTTGGGTTTGGAATTTGAGAGTGATTGTTGGGTTGTTGTAGAAGCTTGAAATGATGCTCCATAACTGGTAATTTGTATAGGAGATTGCAAGAAAGAGTGCAGAAAAGCATAATAATTGTGCtgactataaaataaaaatgtgcGCTTGTTTTGACACCTTGTGGAGTTTGAGGGAGTGATGCTTTTGTTATAATTCTCAAGATGGAGACAAGAACACCTGTGACAAGAAAATTGAAATTCCGTTACGGCTTTGAAAATAACCGAAAGGAAATGAAAAATAGATTTTCTTTATGCGAATGTATCATACATATAGAGTTTTAAAGTTCTATAAATTTTCTCGAAAACATCAACGGAACATCAAAATGCAAGTGTTGAAAGTTTTCTTGCAATATACTTAACTGCAATTTTTTTCGGAACTTCCTCCTTTATTTTTCTCAATGTTGCATAGAAACTATTGAGTTTTATATATCGGCGTTCGTTTTTCATTTATGAAAACGTTCATAGAactccaaaattttatatttataacttactCTTACAAAGGTTCATTTCTCCCACTTTTTCTTATCATGTATTCTCTAATTTAGTATTTTAACATTTCTGTCGTAGGGTTTTCTATAGGGTACTTcgagaaatgaaaaaaatgcgaAAAGGTACGTACCTGAAGAGGCAGTCCCAGCAAACACAGCCTGCATATACTCTTTAGGAAGTTTTCCAGCTGATCCAATCAAACTTGCAGCAATCAAACCATCAGCCAAGCCACAAATCACAACGGACGCAACCGTCACACCATAACCGCCTTTCGGTCTTCCTAACCAGTCGATTACCGGAGCCACCATCAAAGCAAGAACAAACAAGAAAAATCCCAAGTTCATCCTCAATCTATACGTCACCTTCTTGCTCCATCCACCTCTACTCATCACCATAATCAGAACTAAAACTGAAGAGCTCATGTAAGCTACGGAGAACACCTTTTCGATGTGTTTGTTAGGATAGAGATGACCGAAGTAATCAACGGCAGTAATAAAAGCATTCCATGGAAGCAAATTACCAGCACCGAGCAAAAAATGGATTATGTAAGCTAGTTTATAAGTGTCTCTTGGCTGGGGTTGATCTTCGAGAGCTTCAGTTTTCTCCATTACAGCAAGAATCTGACTGAAGCTTGTGTCGCAAGAAAAGGAAGCTAATCTGATAGAACAAATTGTTTGAAGATTGGTATAAAACAATGCGAATGGTTAGTTCAATTTAAGTGGTTTAAACTGGCTAGCTATAGCTAGTTGATGggagttttttttgtttttgtttgagactTGATTGATTATTGAACTATTGTCTTATTTTCGTAACTAAACATTCATTTCTACATTATGAAAAGGTTATTATATCAATTCAGGTCAAAAATTGCTAATGTGACAACAAAGATTAGACGATTATTAGACATGTTCATTGCCACATAAGTATTTTTCGGTCTAAATTACTATAGAAATCTTTCGTtgatgtaaaattaaaattcactaaaaaaatttaatacgaGATTTGATTGATGGGTTCGTTATGGAATCAAATGCAGGCAGAAAAATTTATGCAATGTGGGGACAATAATGGATGGGCTATATTATAAGTACCTTTTATAGTGTACTATAACACATGCCCCAGAATGGTACTAGAAACCCTATTATTTTGTTGTAAGCACTTATTTTGGGTCCATATGAAGTCAGATCACTGGTCTTTTCTTCTGTTTCAAGATCACTAGTTGCTcaacaaaacgaaacaaaaccaagaaatATAGAAAGGAATCAAACATGAAAATTACTCCGCTGTAAGTAAATTATCAAGTTTAACATTTTGAAGGTTAAT
This region of Mercurialis annua linkage group LG1-X, ddMerAnnu1.2, whole genome shotgun sequence genomic DNA includes:
- the LOC126664545 gene encoding equilibrative nucleotide transporter 8 gives rise to the protein MEKTEALEDQPQPRDTYKLAYIIHFLLGAGNLLPWNAFITAVDYFGHLYPNKHIEKVFSVAYMSSSVLVLIMVMSRGGWSKKVTYRLRMNLGFFLFVLALMVAPVIDWLGRPKGGYGVTVASVVICGLADGLIAASLIGSAGKLPKEYMQAVFAGTASSGVLVSILRIITKASLPQTPQGVKTSAHFYFIVSTIIMLFCTLSCNLLYKLPVMEHHFKLLQQPNNHSQIPNPKFWSVARKIRWHLFGILIIYLVTLSIFPGFIAESLASKSLRDWYPVLLITVYNVSDFMGKSFTAIYVMKSIKKVTWGCVLRLLFYPLFAACLKGPKWLKTEAPVVVLTFMLGLSNGYLTSVIMIVGPKSVLNSEAELSAIVLVVFLGFGLVSGSVLGWFWVV